One Thermus sp. CCB_US3_UF1 DNA window includes the following coding sequences:
- a CDS encoding ATP-binding protein: MRLVGQLEILGRFQRALLKELEPVQILRNLLEVATEEGVERAALFLYHPETRELMGEVASGRGRHYTVSAIVLPLYQKGPVQEAFFAAGPVKRGEEWLLPVVGEEDSYCWADPEARCSVRPRATRDTRALVCPSCPRFVPKGVLSLEGVPPALQPLLPLLAQLTALALKNGELLAERNAALSRLSRHVEALSHVSALAREVAKALEPDAVLATLARSLSERFGFYRVTVALVKGDRLEGHLTVKGSSLYWTEGRSRIHLAWGSSPDPLARAVRERRTLVLTKGELPQGVAQEAGASVAYVPILAEAEVLGAVAVDHGPGGGLVNEDEVRYVELLSGVAGVALRNAQLYREKTQLSLALAAERRRLSQVLEELPDGVVVLFGDRGFANSRARQVLGVGPEVDLMDLPGALAPALEGGRLELALRGGSYSVRGRRLEEMRLLVLHDISERTRMERVLREQVAFTQGLVDVAQAALRQTGMRALAEAIVSRLQALFAADEGMLLAEGEGELQALYSTCPLPAPLPRPNLLEQALEAGAPLGVEALPPEACALAGGLGLKSALVVPFRAGGFEGGLLLGYRQGRRFGERLLGRLHQVSTLLALVLEKAHFLELLEAEEERLKALMENSQDVVYVLDREGLVRFVSASVRTVLGYDPEGYKRAPVAALDFVHPEDRLAAEELLRDLLAHPGEVRTGEFRVLHADGTPIPMEAWGRNLLDEPRVRGVVVNLRDLRPRLEADRLKGEFIAAVSHELRTPLAVIMGLAELLREEGLSPSAQESVDLILESAFRLKTMVDNLLDTSRLEAGRFEVAKRPVNLKPLLQELARSFQGVARLSGVDFQVELGELPLLEADPDRLVQVVGNLLSNAFKFTPPGGQVRLRARPEGESLLLEVADTGPGIPQEELPRLFQRYARAKNARARGVSGTGLGLFISKHIVEAHGGRMEVESEEGKGSLFRVILPLYGPHPVG; the protein is encoded by the coding sequence ATGAGACTCGTGGGCCAGCTAGAGATTCTGGGGCGTTTTCAGCGGGCGCTGCTCAAGGAATTGGAACCCGTACAAATCTTACGCAACCTCCTGGAGGTGGCCACGGAGGAGGGGGTGGAGCGGGCCGCCCTCTTCCTCTACCACCCCGAAACCCGGGAGCTCATGGGGGAGGTGGCCTCGGGCCGGGGGCGGCACTACACGGTTTCCGCCATCGTCCTTCCCCTGTACCAAAAGGGACCGGTGCAGGAAGCCTTCTTCGCCGCGGGACCCGTCAAGCGGGGGGAGGAATGGCTTCTGCCCGTGGTGGGGGAGGAGGACTCCTATTGCTGGGCTGACCCCGAGGCCCGCTGCAGCGTCCGACCCCGGGCCACCCGGGACACCCGGGCCCTGGTCTGCCCCTCCTGTCCCCGTTTTGTCCCCAAGGGGGTGCTGAGCCTGGAGGGGGTTCCCCCGGCCTTGCAGCCCCTTCTGCCCCTTCTGGCCCAGCTCACCGCCTTGGCCCTGAAGAACGGGGAACTCCTGGCCGAGCGTAACGCCGCCTTGTCCCGGCTTTCCCGCCACGTGGAGGCCCTTTCCCACGTGAGCGCCCTGGCCCGCGAGGTGGCCAAGGCCCTGGAGCCGGATGCCGTGCTGGCCACCCTGGCCCGCTCCCTTTCCGAGCGGTTTGGCTTTTACCGGGTCACGGTGGCCCTGGTCAAAGGGGATCGCCTGGAGGGCCACCTGACCGTCAAGGGTTCTTCCTTGTACTGGACGGAGGGGCGAAGCCGTATCCACCTGGCCTGGGGCTCCTCCCCAGACCCCCTGGCCCGGGCGGTGCGGGAGCGTAGGACCCTGGTCCTGACCAAGGGGGAGCTTCCCCAAGGGGTGGCCCAGGAGGCAGGGGCCAGCGTGGCCTATGTCCCCATATTGGCCGAGGCCGAGGTTCTGGGGGCGGTGGCGGTGGACCATGGGCCCGGCGGGGGCTTGGTGAACGAGGACGAGGTGCGCTACGTGGAGCTCCTCTCGGGGGTGGCCGGGGTGGCCCTGAGGAACGCCCAGCTCTACCGGGAGAAAACCCAGCTTTCCCTGGCCTTGGCCGCGGAGCGAAGGCGGCTTTCCCAGGTGCTGGAGGAGCTTCCCGACGGGGTGGTGGTCCTCTTCGGGGACCGGGGCTTTGCCAACAGCCGGGCGCGGCAGGTCCTTGGGGTGGGCCCGGAGGTGGACCTTATGGACCTTCCCGGGGCCTTGGCCCCGGCCCTGGAAGGGGGGCGGTTGGAGCTGGCCCTGCGGGGGGGCAGCTACAGCGTCCGGGGGCGGCGCCTGGAGGAGATGCGCCTTCTCGTCCTCCACGACATCAGCGAGCGCACCCGCATGGAGCGGGTCTTGAGGGAGCAGGTGGCCTTCACCCAGGGGCTGGTGGACGTGGCCCAGGCCGCCTTGCGGCAGACGGGGATGCGTGCCTTGGCCGAGGCCATCGTGAGCCGCCTTCAGGCCCTTTTCGCTGCCGACGAGGGGATGCTCCTGGCCGAGGGGGAAGGGGAGCTGCAGGCGCTCTACAGCACCTGCCCCCTGCCTGCCCCCTTGCCCCGCCCCAACCTCCTGGAGCAGGCCTTGGAGGCCGGGGCCCCCTTGGGGGTGGAGGCCTTGCCTCCGGAAGCCTGCGCCTTGGCCGGGGGCCTGGGGTTAAAGAGTGCCTTGGTGGTGCCCTTCCGGGCCGGGGGATTTGAGGGGGGGCTCCTCTTGGGCTATCGGCAAGGGAGGCGTTTTGGGGAGCGGCTTTTGGGCCGTCTGCACCAGGTGAGCACCCTTCTCGCCTTGGTCTTGGAGAAGGCCCACTTCCTGGAACTCCTCGAGGCCGAGGAGGAGCGCCTGAAGGCCCTCATGGAGAACTCGCAGGACGTGGTCTATGTCCTGGACCGGGAGGGCCTGGTCCGCTTCGTGAGCGCCAGCGTCCGCACCGTTTTGGGTTACGACCCCGAGGGGTACAAGCGCGCCCCCGTGGCCGCCTTGGACTTTGTCCACCCCGAGGACCGGCTGGCGGCGGAGGAGCTTTTGCGCGACCTCCTGGCCCATCCTGGGGAGGTGCGCACCGGGGAGTTCCGCGTCCTCCACGCCGACGGCACGCCCATCCCCATGGAGGCTTGGGGGCGGAACCTCCTGGACGAGCCCCGGGTCCGGGGGGTGGTGGTGAACCTGCGGGACCTGCGGCCAAGGCTGGAGGCCGACCGCCTGAAGGGGGAGTTCATCGCCGCGGTTTCCCACGAGCTCCGCACCCCCTTGGCGGTGATCATGGGCCTGGCGGAGCTCTTGCGGGAGGAAGGGCTTTCCCCCTCAGCCCAGGAGTCGGTGGACCTGATCCTGGAAAGCGCCTTCCGCCTCAAGACCATGGTGGATAACCTCCTCGACACCAGCCGCCTCGAGGCGGGCCGCTTTGAGGTGGCCAAGCGGCCGGTGAACCTCAAGCCCCTCCTGCAGGAGCTGGCCCGAAGCTTCCAGGGGGTGGCCCGGCTTTCGGGGGTGGATTTCCAGGTGGAGTTGGGCGAGCTGCCCCTTTTGGAGGCGGATCCCGATCGGCTGGTGCAGGTGGTGGGCAACCTTCTTTCCAACGCCTTCAAGTTCACCCCCCCAGGGGGGCAGGTGCGCCTGCGGGCCAGGCCGGAAGGGGAAAGCCTCCTCCTGGAGGTGGCCGACACCGGCCCTGGCATTCCCCAAGAGGAGCTTCCCCGGCTTTTCCAGCGCTACGCCCGGGCCAAGAACGCCCGGGCCCGGGGGGTTTCCGGCACGGGGCTTGGCCTATTCATCTCCAAGCACATCGTGGAGGCCCACGGGGGGAGGATGGAGGTGGAAAGCGAGGAGGGGAAAGGAAGCCTCTTCCGGGTTATCCTACCCCTGTATGGCCCGCATCCTGTTGGTTGA
- a CDS encoding response regulator transcription factor, translating to MARILLVEDEPLVAHMVRRMLERAGHQVAWAASGQLALERLAQEAQGFDLVVCDLVMPGVSGVEVIREVRRRGGPPVLALSASVSAQSQEEALKAGAQAFLGKPFEGQALLAQVERLLQGTPGAAGP from the coding sequence ATGGCCCGCATCCTGTTGGTTGAGGACGAGCCCCTGGTGGCCCACATGGTGCGCCGCATGCTGGAGCGGGCCGGCCACCAGGTGGCCTGGGCGGCCTCGGGCCAGCTGGCCCTGGAGCGGCTCGCCCAGGAAGCCCAGGGGTTTGACCTGGTGGTCTGCGACCTGGTGATGCCCGGCGTCTCGGGGGTGGAGGTCATCCGGGAGGTGCGGCGCCGGGGAGGGCCACCCGTGCTGGCCCTTTCCGCCAGCGTTTCCGCCCAAAGCCAGGAGGAGGCCTTAAAGGCGGGAGCCCAGGCCTTTTTGGGCAAGCCCTTTGAGGGCCAGGCCCTCCTGGCCCAGGTGGAACGGCTCCTGCAGGGCACCCCGGGGGCAGCCGGGCCCTAG
- a CDS encoding TRAP transporter substrate-binding protein translates to MKRRDFLKRAGVGLAASLAYTAYAQAQPQVRWRLVSSYPRSLDTLYGGAEDLARRVADLTEGRFQIRVYQAGEIVPGAQVLDAVQQGTVEAGHTYGPFYVGKNPALAFDGGVPFGLTYRQHNAWMLFGGGLELLRGVYADFGLLQFPGGNTGAQMGGWFRKEIQTVNDLRGLRMRIPGLGGVVMGRLGVVPQTLAAGDIYPALERGTIDATEFSGPYDDEKLGFYKVARYYYYPSFWEPSAQLSFLVSQREWQRLPKEFQEAFQVAAAEVNLTMMAKYDALNPPALQRLLRAGVRLRRWPAEIMRKALQEAQALYEEQAAKDATYRKVYAAYWAFRGEQYRWFSVAELAYETFAFPSA, encoded by the coding sequence ATGAAGCGGAGGGACTTCCTCAAGCGGGCTGGTGTGGGTCTGGCGGCAAGCCTCGCCTACACCGCCTACGCCCAGGCCCAGCCCCAGGTGCGCTGGCGGCTCGTCTCCAGCTACCCCAGAAGCCTGGATACCCTGTACGGCGGGGCCGAAGACCTGGCCCGGCGGGTGGCCGACCTCACCGAGGGGCGCTTCCAGATCCGGGTCTACCAGGCAGGGGAGATCGTGCCCGGGGCCCAGGTCCTGGACGCGGTGCAGCAGGGCACCGTGGAGGCGGGGCACACCTACGGGCCCTTTTACGTGGGCAAAAACCCCGCCCTGGCCTTTGACGGGGGCGTGCCCTTCGGCCTGACCTACCGCCAGCACAACGCCTGGATGCTCTTCGGCGGGGGGTTGGAGCTCCTGCGGGGGGTGTACGCCGATTTCGGCCTCCTCCAGTTCCCCGGGGGCAACACCGGGGCCCAGATGGGGGGGTGGTTCCGCAAGGAGATCCAGACCGTCAACGACCTTCGGGGCCTCCGCATGCGGATTCCGGGCCTTGGGGGGGTGGTGATGGGGCGGCTTGGGGTGGTGCCCCAGACCCTGGCCGCCGGGGACATCTACCCCGCCTTGGAGCGGGGAACCATTGACGCCACCGAGTTCTCCGGCCCCTACGACGACGAGAAGCTGGGCTTTTACAAGGTGGCCCGGTACTACTACTACCCTTCCTTCTGGGAACCCTCCGCCCAGCTTTCCTTCCTGGTCTCCCAGAGGGAGTGGCAACGCCTGCCCAAGGAGTTCCAGGAGGCCTTCCAGGTGGCGGCGGCGGAGGTCAACCTCACCATGATGGCCAAGTACGACGCCCTGAACCCGCCCGCCCTCCAGCGCCTGCTCAGGGCCGGGGTGCGCCTGAGGCGTTGGCCGGCGGAGATCATGCGCAAGGCCCTACAGGAGGCCCAGGCTCTTTACGAGGAGCAGGCGGCCAAGGACGCCACCTACCGCAAGGTCTACGCCGCCTACTGGGCCTTCCGGGGGGAGCAGTACCGCTGGTTTTCCGTGGCCGAGCTGGCCTACGAGACCTTCGCCTTCCCTTCGGCTTAA
- the fdhF gene encoding formate dehydrogenase subunit alpha yields MRTTCPYCGVGCQVEPEVRDGRVVRVLAPDLPPNHGALCVKGRFGLDFPFSGKRLLYPMLREGKGRPLRRATWEEALDYAASRLLEVLRRQGPEALAVFPSAKTTNEEVYLAQKLARVLLGTHNVDHCSRLCHSSSTAALSRSLGGASMTNPLEDIGKTDLFLVVGSNTTETHPVIAAMIKKRVRQGAGLIVVDPRYTGMAEAATLWLRVRPGTDLFLLNAMARYILEEGLWDRAYVEERTEGFAEWRASLEAYTLEEAERVTGVARERIAQAARLYATTERAGAYWAMGVTQHTHGTATAQALVNLALLTGKVGKEGAGLNPLRGQNNVQGAGDMGALPDVYPGYLKVADGEARKRFEALWGVPLSPTPGLRMTEVFQAIPKVEAIYLIGEDPVTSEPYQDHLKAQLEALPFLIVQDILENETTPLADVVLPAASFLEKEGTFTNTDRRVQRVRRLLDPPGEARPDWWITQELGRRLARGLGRPWPVYPGPEAIWEEVRRAIPEMMGGISYARLEKEGVRWPCPLEDHPGEAVLFRERFNTPSGRARFFPVHPTPPVEPPSPDYPLTLSTGRVLFHWHGGTLSRNSRLQEAYPELKVEVNPLDAQRLGLADGEPVYVVSRRGRIRARAWVTERTPEGVVYAPFHFAEAPANRLTLDALDPISRIPGYKVSAVRLEKVD; encoded by the coding sequence ATGCGCACCACCTGCCCCTACTGCGGCGTGGGCTGCCAGGTGGAGCCCGAGGTGCGGGATGGCCGTGTGGTCCGGGTCCTGGCCCCGGACCTTCCCCCCAACCATGGGGCCTTGTGCGTCAAGGGCCGCTTTGGCCTGGACTTCCCCTTCTCGGGGAAGCGCCTCCTTTACCCCATGCTCCGGGAAGGGAAGGGCAGGCCCCTGCGCCGGGCCACCTGGGAAGAAGCCTTGGACTACGCCGCATCCCGGCTCCTGGAGGTGCTAAGGCGCCAAGGCCCTGAAGCCCTGGCCGTCTTTCCTTCCGCCAAGACCACCAACGAGGAGGTCTACCTGGCCCAGAAACTGGCCCGGGTTCTCCTCGGCACCCACAACGTGGACCACTGCTCCCGGCTTTGCCACTCCTCCTCCACCGCCGCCCTAAGCCGCTCCTTGGGAGGGGCCAGCATGACCAACCCCCTGGAGGACATCGGGAAGACCGACCTCTTCCTGGTGGTGGGGTCCAACACCACGGAAACCCATCCCGTGATCGCCGCCATGATCAAGAAGCGGGTGCGCCAGGGGGCAGGGCTCATCGTGGTGGACCCGCGGTACACGGGGATGGCCGAGGCGGCCACCCTGTGGCTCCGGGTACGCCCCGGCACCGACCTCTTCCTCCTGAACGCCATGGCCCGGTACATCCTGGAGGAAGGCCTATGGGACCGCGCCTACGTGGAGGAGCGGACGGAGGGGTTCGCCGAGTGGCGGGCCTCCCTCGAGGCCTACACCCTAGAGGAGGCGGAGCGGGTCACCGGCGTAGCCCGGGAGAGGATCGCCCAGGCCGCCCGGCTTTACGCCACCACCGAGCGGGCCGGGGCCTACTGGGCCATGGGGGTGACCCAGCACACCCACGGCACGGCCACCGCCCAGGCCCTGGTCAACCTGGCCCTCCTCACCGGCAAGGTGGGCAAGGAAGGGGCGGGCCTGAACCCCTTGCGGGGGCAGAACAACGTCCAGGGGGCAGGGGACATGGGGGCCTTGCCCGACGTCTACCCGGGCTACCTCAAGGTGGCGGATGGGGAAGCCCGGAAGCGGTTTGAAGCCCTCTGGGGCGTGCCCCTCAGCCCCACGCCGGGCCTGCGCATGACCGAGGTCTTCCAGGCCATCCCCAAGGTGGAGGCCATCTACCTCATCGGGGAGGACCCGGTGACCAGCGAGCCCTACCAGGACCACCTGAAGGCCCAGCTGGAGGCCCTCCCCTTCCTCATCGTCCAGGACATCCTGGAGAACGAAACCACCCCCCTCGCCGACGTGGTCCTGCCCGCCGCCAGCTTCCTGGAAAAGGAGGGGACCTTTACCAACACCGACCGCCGGGTCCAGCGGGTGCGCCGGCTCCTGGACCCCCCGGGGGAGGCCCGGCCCGACTGGTGGATCACCCAGGAGCTGGGCCGGCGGCTGGCCCGGGGCCTGGGCCGCCCCTGGCCGGTATACCCGGGGCCGGAGGCCATCTGGGAGGAGGTGCGCCGGGCCATCCCGGAGATGATGGGGGGGATCAGCTACGCCCGCTTGGAAAAGGAGGGGGTGCGCTGGCCTTGCCCCTTGGAGGACCACCCGGGGGAGGCTGTCCTCTTCCGGGAGCGCTTCAACACCCCCTCGGGGCGGGCCCGCTTCTTCCCCGTCCACCCTACCCCCCCGGTGGAACCCCCCTCGCCGGACTACCCCCTTACCCTCTCCACGGGCCGGGTCCTCTTCCACTGGCACGGGGGCACCCTAAGCCGCAACAGCCGCCTGCAGGAGGCCTACCCCGAGCTCAAGGTGGAGGTGAACCCCCTGGACGCCCAGCGCCTGGGCCTCGCCGACGGGGAACCCGTGTACGTGGTGAGCCGGAGGGGCCGGATCAGGGCCCGGGCCTGGGTGACGGAGCGCACCCCGGAGGGCGTGGTCTACGCCCCCTTCCACTTCGCCGAGGCCCCCGCCAACCGGCTCACCCTGGACGCCCTGGACCCCATCAGCCGCATCCCCGGATACAAGGTGAGCGCCGTGCGCCTGGAGAAGGTGGACTGA
- a CDS encoding 2Fe-2S iron-sulfur cluster-binding protein: MRLKVDGREVEAQEGALLLEVVQVPTLCYHPLSETKGLCRLCLVEVEGRLLPACATRAQEGMEVRTDTPGLRALRKTLLEWLALTTDLSQAPGLRALLERHGGEPGRWGEVPGRQGREALRDNPFFLRDYAKCVNCRRCVDACGDGLMGVWALTLEGRGLLAHPTTPLDRPLPETPCVFCGNCVQVCPTGALRPLALEVG; encoded by the coding sequence GTGCGGCTTAAGGTGGATGGGCGCGAGGTGGAAGCCCAAGAAGGAGCCCTTCTCCTGGAGGTGGTCCAGGTGCCCACCCTCTGCTACCACCCCCTTAGCGAAACCAAGGGGCTCTGCCGCCTCTGCCTGGTGGAGGTGGAAGGCCGCCTCCTGCCCGCCTGCGCCACGCGGGCCCAGGAGGGCATGGAGGTGCGGACGGACACCCCGGGGCTTCGCGCCCTACGCAAAACCCTCCTGGAGTGGCTGGCCCTCACCACCGACCTCTCCCAGGCCCCCGGGCTAAGAGCCCTTCTGGAACGCCACGGGGGGGAACCGGGGCGCTGGGGAGAGGTGCCTGGCCGGCAGGGCCGGGAGGCCCTGAGGGACAACCCCTTTTTCCTGCGGGACTACGCCAAGTGCGTGAACTGCCGCCGCTGCGTGGACGCCTGCGGGGACGGGCTCATGGGGGTCTGGGCCTTGACCCTGGAGGGCCGGGGCCTCCTGGCCCACCCCACCACCCCCCTGGACCGCCCCCTTCCGGAAACCCCTTGTGTCTTCTGCGGCAACTGCGTCCAGGTCTGCCCCACAGGGGCCCTCCGGCCCCTGGCCTTGGAGGTGGGATGA
- a CDS encoding NADH-ubiquinone oxidoreductase-F iron-sulfur binding region domain-containing protein: MERPSLLPLLDARLPLTEEKVAEAARLAGVPLAQAWGVVRYYPRYRGLPQGRLLVDDPVARARGFARLREEAEGTHPPLGLEALSPVYLRFTPEGRFVEWKGGLVPFTEFRLPFALGHGERLLPPEPILTLGQYRALGGMEGLKAMAQGLLRPETLLRAVEEAGLLGRGGAAFPAHVKLRAVAQGQAPKYLVVNADESEPGNFKDRFLLEHHPFLVLEGALLAALAVGASHLYLYVREEFQAAILGLQRALSELEEAGLLPLPAEVFPSGGLYICGEETALLESMEGKRAEPRLKPPFPVERGLWGRPTLVQNVETLANLPLILREGPEAWRRREPKLFSLSGDVARPGLYELPLGTPLGEALRRAGGEPGTLQAVLLGGAAGVFTRDWDFPLRFREKRPLGAGAIVAFGPGVDLWEVLLGLAHFLQEESCGKCFPCPLGTAVQVEMVKRRAKDPGLLADLAQTLKGSLCGLGQSAYWAYQSLLEVEGAA, from the coding sequence ATGGAAAGGCCAAGCCTCCTCCCCCTCCTGGACGCGCGCCTTCCCCTCACGGAGGAGAAGGTGGCGGAGGCGGCCCGCCTGGCCGGGGTACCCCTGGCCCAGGCCTGGGGGGTGGTGCGCTACTACCCCCGCTACCGGGGCCTGCCCCAGGGCCGGCTCCTGGTGGATGACCCCGTGGCCCGCGCCCGGGGGTTTGCCCGTCTGCGGGAGGAGGCCGAGGGAACCCATCCCCCCTTGGGCCTCGAGGCCCTCTCCCCGGTGTACCTGCGCTTCACCCCCGAGGGGCGCTTCGTGGAGTGGAAAGGAGGCCTGGTGCCCTTCACCGAGTTCCGCCTGCCCTTCGCCCTGGGGCACGGGGAAAGGCTCCTCCCCCCGGAGCCCATCCTCACCCTGGGCCAGTACCGGGCCCTAGGGGGGATGGAGGGCCTGAAGGCCATGGCCCAAGGCCTCCTCCGCCCGGAAACCCTCCTCCGGGCGGTGGAGGAGGCGGGGCTTCTGGGCCGGGGCGGGGCCGCCTTCCCGGCCCACGTGAAGCTTCGGGCCGTGGCCCAAGGGCAGGCCCCCAAGTACCTGGTGGTCAACGCCGACGAGTCCGAGCCCGGCAACTTCAAGGACCGCTTCCTCCTGGAACACCACCCCTTCCTGGTCCTGGAGGGGGCCCTCCTGGCCGCCTTGGCCGTGGGGGCTAGCCACCTTTACCTCTACGTGCGGGAGGAGTTTCAGGCCGCCATCTTGGGCCTGCAAAGGGCCCTTTCCGAGCTGGAGGAGGCCGGCCTCCTTCCCCTTCCCGCCGAGGTCTTCCCCAGCGGGGGCCTTTACATCTGCGGGGAGGAAACCGCCTTGCTGGAGTCCATGGAGGGGAAGCGGGCCGAGCCCCGCCTGAAACCCCCCTTCCCCGTGGAGCGTGGGCTTTGGGGAAGGCCCACCCTGGTGCAGAACGTGGAAACCCTGGCCAACCTTCCCCTGATCCTGCGGGAAGGCCCGGAAGCCTGGCGCAGGCGGGAGCCCAAGCTCTTCTCCCTCAGCGGGGACGTGGCCCGTCCGGGGCTTTACGAGCTCCCCTTGGGAACCCCCCTAGGGGAAGCCCTGCGCCGGGCCGGAGGGGAGCCGGGGACGCTCCAGGCCGTCCTCCTGGGGGGAGCCGCCGGGGTCTTTACCCGGGATTGGGACTTCCCCTTGCGCTTCCGGGAAAAGCGGCCCCTGGGGGCCGGGGCCATCGTGGCCTTTGGCCCAGGGGTGGACCTTTGGGAGGTCCTCCTGGGCCTGGCCCATTTCCTGCAGGAGGAGTCCTGCGGCAAGTGCTTCCCCTGCCCCTTGGGCACGGCGGTGCAGGTGGAGATGGTCAAGCGGCGGGCCAAGGACCCGGGCCTCCTGGCCGACCTGGCCCAGACCCTGAAGGGGAGCCTTTGCGGCCTGGGCCAGTCGGCCTACTGGGCCTACCAAAGCCTCTTGGAGGTGGAAGGTGCGGCTTAA
- the galK gene encoding galactokinase — MGFQEVFGALPEASARAPGRVNLLGEHTDYQEGYVLPTPIPYFTQVEAGRAEGRVEAYSETLGELRARPLASPAQGDFLDYLLGVVWALREAGHPVPGARFYVRSQVPLGAGLSSSAALEVAALKALRALYRLPLSDLEVALLAQRAEVAYVGVRCGIMDQMAASLGEVGQALFLDTRTLEHENLPLPQGTRVAVLDLGLSRRLAEGGYNQRRQEAEEAARRLGVRSLREVADLCLVESLPSPLDRRARHIVSENLRVLRGVEALRKGDAGGFGALMTQSHRSLAQDYEVSLPELDALVEAALEAGALGAKLTGAGFGGAVVALVAEALWEDFQRTLRDRFPGLRLL, encoded by the coding sequence ATGGGCTTTCAAGAGGTCTTCGGCGCCCTGCCCGAGGCCAGCGCCCGGGCCCCGGGGCGGGTGAACCTGCTAGGGGAACACACGGATTACCAGGAGGGGTACGTCCTTCCCACCCCCATCCCGTACTTCACCCAGGTGGAGGCCGGCCGGGCCGAGGGGCGGGTGGAAGCCTACAGCGAAACCCTGGGGGAGCTTAGGGCCAGGCCCCTGGCCAGCCCCGCCCAGGGGGATTTTCTGGACTACCTCCTGGGCGTGGTCTGGGCCCTGCGGGAAGCGGGGCACCCTGTGCCCGGGGCCCGGTTCTACGTGAGGAGCCAGGTGCCCCTGGGGGCGGGGCTTTCCAGCTCCGCCGCCCTGGAGGTGGCGGCCCTCAAGGCCCTGCGCGCCCTCTACCGCCTGCCCCTTTCCGACCTGGAGGTGGCCCTCCTGGCCCAGCGGGCCGAGGTGGCCTACGTGGGGGTGCGGTGCGGGATCATGGACCAGATGGCGGCAAGCCTGGGGGAGGTGGGGCAGGCCCTCTTCCTGGACACCCGGACCCTGGAGCACGAGAACCTGCCCCTACCCCAGGGCACCCGGGTGGCCGTGCTGGACCTCGGGCTTTCCCGCAGGCTGGCCGAGGGGGGGTACAACCAAAGGCGGCAGGAGGCCGAGGAGGCTGCCCGACGCCTGGGGGTGCGCTCCTTGCGGGAGGTGGCCGACCTGTGCCTGGTGGAAAGCCTCCCCTCCCCCCTGGACCGGCGGGCCCGGCACATCGTGAGCGAGAACCTGCGGGTGCTGCGGGGGGTGGAGGCCCTGCGGAAAGGGGATGCCGGGGGGTTCGGCGCGCTCATGACCCAAAGCCACCGCTCCCTGGCCCAGGACTACGAGGTGAGCCTGCCCGAGCTGGATGCCCTGGTGGAGGCCGCCCTGGAGGCCGGAGCCCTTGGGGCCAAGCTCACCGGGGCCGGGTTTGGCGGGGCGGTGGTGGCCCTGGTGGCGGAAGCCCTTTGGGAGGATTTCCAGAGAACCCTCCGGGACCGCTTCCCCGGCCTGCGCCTCCTCTAG
- a CDS encoding metal ABC transporter substrate-binding protein, with translation MRAALILLLSLAPALAQVRVAATTPILADLVKQVGGGRVQVVGVVPPGADPHTFEPTPSTAKALGQSRLLFANGLGLEAFLPKVQNLLPPGARVVRLGEGQPGLICPGEEKPHQGHDHGPCDPHLWLDPTYALRYAERIAEELSRLDPAGKALYQSNLVRFQKEVEKRDQAFQACGLKGVKVVAQHDAFRYFARRYGLQVVGVLSQGGAQEVGSRGFLNLLARAKREGVRLILAEPQFRGTALKALAEALSAQVAVLYTDTLDPRVPSYLALLDHNRKALCP, from the coding sequence ATGAGGGCTGCCCTGATCCTCCTCCTCTCCCTAGCCCCCGCCCTGGCCCAGGTGCGGGTGGCGGCCACCACCCCCATCCTGGCCGACCTGGTGAAGCAGGTGGGGGGAGGCCGCGTCCAGGTGGTGGGCGTGGTGCCCCCGGGGGCCGACCCCCACACCTTTGAGCCCACCCCCTCCACCGCCAAGGCCCTGGGGCAAAGCCGCCTCCTCTTCGCCAACGGCCTGGGCCTCGAGGCCTTCTTGCCCAAGGTGCAAAACCTCCTGCCCCCGGGGGCCCGGGTGGTCCGCCTGGGGGAGGGCCAGCCCGGCCTCATCTGCCCAGGGGAGGAAAAACCCCACCAAGGCCACGACCACGGCCCCTGCGACCCCCATCTCTGGCTGGACCCCACCTACGCCCTGCGCTACGCCGAGCGGATCGCCGAGGAGCTTTCCCGCCTAGACCCTGCGGGGAAAGCCCTCTACCAAAGCAACCTGGTTCGTTTCCAAAAGGAGGTGGAAAAGCGGGACCAGGCCTTCCAGGCCTGCGGCCTCAAGGGGGTCAAGGTGGTGGCCCAGCACGACGCCTTCCGCTACTTCGCCCGCCGCTACGGCCTCCAGGTGGTGGGGGTGCTGAGCCAGGGGGGGGCCCAGGAGGTGGGGAGTAGGGGGTTCCTCAACCTCCTGGCCAGGGCCAAGCGGGAGGGGGTGCGCCTGATCCTGGCCGAACCCCAGTTCCGCGGCACAGCCCTAAAGGCCTTGGCGGAGGCCCTTTCCGCCCAGGTGGCCGTGCTCTACACCGATACCCTGGACCCAAGGGTGCCCAGCTACCTGGCCCTTTTGGACCACAACCGGAAGGCCCTTTGCCCATAA